The Candidatus Hydrogenedentota bacterium genome contains the following window.
GCCCGCCATACTGTGATATGGCTTGCGTCGCGCTTGGAATCGTACAGGCGCGTGTCGTGCAGGATAGTGAGCAGGAGCGCGAATTCCGCAACGTCCGGAATTCCATTTCCCGTGAAGTTCAGAACCCCCGACGCGCCGGTCCAGAAACCGCCCCAGTCGCGATCAAGATCATACCCATCGTCTTCAAGCCCCAACTCGCCGATTTCAATCAAAAACTGGCGCAGGTCACCCAGGAGATCGATGAACCGCAATCCGCGCCGTTCGGCGAAGAACGGGGCGATGGTTGTGGGCGCGTTTGCTTCAACATAATAGTATGGCGAGCTGGATATTTCCCCACCTGATATTGTGTACCACCGCTGAAACCGCCAGTCCAACTCTGGCTCGGCCTGAACTGGGAATACGCTATGCTCACAATCGCCGCAGCCCTCCGGCAGGGGAAGGCCGTCCTGGCATGCTTGAACACAGTCGAGGTCCGTTGCCGCGTAGCAGGGGACCTGATATGTTCCCGCCGGAGGCACAGTGAGTCCTCCCAATGCCGGCTCGATGGTGATCGCGGTGAACTCCACCGCGCCTTCGGGTGCGAACAGCGCCGTGATTTCGTCGTGGCGCCAGACGTAAAACTCGAAGCCCGGAACGTACTGTGCATCGGCATTGCCATAGCCGTCTCCACCGCCGTATCGCCATTGCCAGAACTCCCATCCGGGATCGGGCGCCGCGGCCAGGGGAATCGTAAAGGTCTCCAGAGGCACGATGAGGGAAACCGGCCCATCCGCTTCCGCCACGGTCCGGGTCTCACCGCCCAGCGTATATCGCAGGGCGCCCCGGCCCTCCACCCGAAACACGACGCGGTACCCATTCTCAAAGACCGCGGTTACCGCCTTGGACGTGTCGAGCAGCACCGTCGTTTCCGCCGACGCCGGATCCGCAACGGCGTCGCCTTCCCAGCCAACGAAATGTGTGTACGGGGTTTCCTCTGCCACAATCGCCACCGTGGACCCCGGCGCGTAGTAGTGCGGCAAATATTCCTGCGGAGACGTGACGCCGTAACCGCGAACGGACAGCGTCAAACTCGGCCACACCCGAACGAGACGGGTCTCGGTGGCCGCCACGCCGCCCGACGGGCCGGTCAGGGTATAGTAGACGGTGTATTCGCCGTACGCCGACGTGTCCACCGCGCTCGTATCGGCGGGCACATTGAATATTGAGTTCCCGCCGGGCTCCGTGGCGATGGCCCCGGGATCGGTAAAGGCGGCGCCCAAATCGACATAGATTACGGGCGGCCCGATGAGATCGATGGTATACATTGCCTCATCGCTGCCGGACGCACTTGCGACCGCGCCGAGGATAGCCGCGAGCAACAAGCGTGTCCACCCACCGATCCGGCAGCTTCTACTGGTCCCCGGAAAACCGGGCATCGAATTCGCGCGCATAGGGCAACCCCCACCTTGGTCTGTGTATCCGAACGAGTTGCCGCGCTCCGTTTGCGCCGCGCGCCCGCACCGGTCCCAATCTCTGCCAGCCATATCCAACAATGGCCGTGTGGCCACCGTAATAGTAGGGCCAGTATAGAAGGCGCCGGGCCACTTGTCAATCGTGGATATCACCCCGGCGGGACGGCGCGACTCGCGAAAGGGAGGCGTGTTTCGGTCAAAATGGGCGTGAATCGCAGGATCGCGGAAATCTCTGCAATCCGTATGCGTCTGGCGGCGCGATGGGGGCGGGCCGCCTTCGCACGCCCCTTCCGCCTCCCTCAACGCCCCAATGCCCAGTCGATCGCGTTCACGAGCAGTTGCCGGAAGGCGGGCTCCTGGAAGTCGTCGGGGTAGCCGAGTCTGGTGTAGAACACCTTGCCTCGCCCGTCCGTGGCGCGCTCCGCCGCAAGGCGTTTGGATGTCGTCCAAACGTCCCTCTCAGAGATCAGCGCTCTCACGCGCGGTGCGGTTTTCCTGCCTCAGCAGGTTGAAACTCCACCTGGCCGTTATCCCTCGGATTCTACGCCCACGACTTGAGAAAGCTCCTCCAGTTTGCAGACCCAATCGTGAAAATGGGGACACGCATTCCGAATGCGCGTGATTCCGATCTCGATTGCCAGAACACTGCCCGAAACGACTTTCTGGTACTCGGGCAGAAACTTCAGAATTCTCTTGGAAGGCGCTGTCAGAAGCCCATCATTGATCAACTCCACATCCGAAAACTGCGCCACATCCTCTTTAAGCCTCTGAATGGCATCGTCGCGCCCGGGAAACTGCACCGCCCATTTACCAAGATCGCTGTAAAGGAGGGTCTCGAATTCATGCAATTGGATGTACGGGATGAATCGCCTATCACCAACAGTGGCGGCAAGGGCGGTCTCAAGCGCAATTACTTTGTCTCCGGGGGGCAAGCCACACGCCTCTTTCAATCCGGGCGCGTCACTTGGATACGCGTACAAGTCCACCATGGTGGAGAAACAGGCGTCAGAAGCCTTATCCTCCCGCATCCACCGTCGTAGATCCTCGATCAGCGGTGCTATATGCCTCAGGCCGCCCTTGTATTTCCGAGATTGGCGACCTCGATGACCCACCATTCGCACGGACACTGCGATGGAAAACCCGCTCAAGTGACGCCCAAGTACTTCCGTGACGAAGGTCTCCTCCGTCTGTCCCTCGACCACCACGTTCAATCGGGCCCACTTCATGGCCGCCCGCCGAAGACGTTCTTCCCCCACAACTCGGAAACGGTGTACTCTTCCAACCACTCGTCTAATTCGTCCAGGGGAAGCCTGCGAAAACTGGACTTTCTCCCTTGGCGTCCATTGTCGCCGGGGGCCGGAGAGCGGTCCACGATCAGAACGTCGCCCGGCTCAAAGCAGTCCACGAGCGCGGGTGATTGCGTTGCAAGCACCACCTGAGTGTCGTTGGCCACGGAACGGACCAATCCGCCCAGAATTGCGATTGCCGAAGGGTGAAGCCCCAGCTCTGGCTCATCCAGTATGATTGTATTGGGCAATTCGTCCTCTGGAAGCAATAGCAGCGTACACAAGGCCATGACACGCAACATTCCATCGGCCGCCTGAGACGCGTCGAATATTCGGTCGGTAAAATGTTCGCTCCACCGGAGAATTTGTTGTCGCGAGTGGGGGTCGAACTCGAAATCCGCAAAAAATGGCAATATTCGCCGTATAGTTACAACAATACGATGATAGTATTCTGATCGCTCTTCACGAAGGCGAAGCAATACTGTTGCGAGATTGGCGGCATCCTCCTTGAGGTGCCTGTTGTCGTTCGTTGCCCATTTCCCACGGATGCGTGCCGTATCCGATGTGTTGTGGAACTGGTATACGATATTGCGCTGCAGCAGGTTGCGGATTACGCGTGCGGTTTCGTCGCCGTTTTCGGCGGCCGCCAGTAGTTGCGACTCGGTATGGCCCACACCGCGTTCCTGCCATTCGGGAGCCGCGTTCCCGCTTCGCGTAAAGCGCCAGCGCTCTTCCGTATACACGAACCGATCTCCGGCTGCGTATGTCAGCCGGAAGGCGTATTCATATACTCCAGCATCGGTCTCAACCTCGATCTCGCCGGATAGGTCCCGCGTGACGTCCTGGCCGTCGGACAGAAGATTGCTCGCGGGCCCGTAAAGTTGCACGTATTCAGCGAGTTTCCCCGAGCCAACCATCCACGACACCAGCCGAAAGAACGAAACAAAATTTGACTTGCCCGCGCCGTTTGCGCCGATGAGAACGGTAATGTCGCCAAGGGAGACGTTGTCCGAATCAAATATGGTTCGCAGACCCCTGATCCTGACTCGTCTGAGACGATTTCTCATCATGAATCCCTGATTTCGATGCTTGATGACCTGGAGTATTGAATATCCCCAGGAGCCAATTTTATCGGCGCCCCAGCGCCCAGTCAATCGCGTTCACGAGCAATCGCCGGAAGGCGGGCTCCTGGAAGTCGTCGGGGTAGCCGAGGCTGGTGTAGAACACCTTGCCTCGGCCGTCCGTGGCTTCGCGGATCCAGGTGACGGGCTCGACGACGCCGGGGACCGTGCCTTCCTGGAGCAGGATGGCGTCGTCCGCGATGGGGGCGGCGTTGTAGAGGGAGCCCTTGCTGTGCCATTCGGCGGGTTCGACGCCCTCCATGATGGGGTGGTCGTTGTTTATGTTGCGGATGTCGGATTCCAGGTCGTTGGCCTCGTGGCCGCGATAACTGCCGCCGAGGATGGCGGGATCGAAGTCGGGCCATTCGGCCTGGCCCTCGGGGACCTCGTAGCTGCCGTCGGGCGCGTTCTTGAGTTTGAAGGCGTGGCTGGCGGTGCGGAGTGCGACGAGGGGCTTGCCGGAGGCCACGTAGTCCTTCAGGGCCTGGATCTGGGCCGGGGGCGGGCCGAGGCGGCGCACGTAGACCACGGCGGCGTCGGCAGTCTGGAGGTTTTCCGTGCCGGGGATGTTGTGCCCGCCCTCGCCGTGGAGCACCGTGGCGTGGATGCCGTGTTCCTCACGGAGGATCTGCGCGAATTCGGGCAGGGTCTTGTCGGCGTGGTAGTGGTCGTCGCTCACGACGAAGACCACGTGCGGGCGCGGGTCGCCCTTGAATCGGAAGGCGGGCTCGCCGGTGAAGTCGGTGCTGAGCACGGTGGGGCACCAGTATTTTTCGATGTGCTCAATGACCAGTTCCGTGCCGCGGTAGTGGCTGACCTTCGGCGCCATTTCGGGGTTGTAGAGGCTGTCGGTCATGTCGCGCATGAGGAGCACGTTCATCCCCAGGTAGGACAACTGGCGGATTCCGAAGGGGCGGCCAAGGATGCACATGTTGGTGTGGACACCCATGAGGATGACGTTCTCGATGCCGCGCTCTTTGAGCAGGTAGTAGACTTCCTTACCCTCGCCGATGGCGTCTTCCTCGCCGATTTCGATGGCGGGGTGCTGGCGGGTCTGTTTCTGCTCTTCGATGAGGGGGCCCTCCCACCCGTTGTCGGAATCGTCGATGGGGAGCGGCGCCTCGCGGTCGGGGTTGAGGTGGTTCCACTGGAGGGGCGGGTCGGTCTCGACGGGCGCGGCGTTGAGGCAGCGCGCGCGCTGGGGCGTGCCGGCGTAGAAGTCGGTTGTGCCGCTGGGGGCGTGGATGATGAGCACGCCGCGCGCGCGGGCGGCCTGGAGCACGCCGTTCATGCGCGGGGCCAGCTCGGCGACGCGGTCGGCGGGGATCTGATTCTTCAATGTGTCCCACATGTCGCACACGATGATGGCCGTCTTGGCCGGGTCCCATTCGGCGGTTTTGTAGACGAAGGTGTAGGGGCGCTGGCTGACGGGCGGATCGAGCTTGGTGTGGCCCTTCGGCGGCGGAACCCATTCCGAGGTCTTTACCAGGCCGCGGGTGTGGAGGGCGAGGGGTTCGGCGGAGGCCAGGGGTGCGAGGAGCATTGCGAGGGCCGCGAGGGCCATGGCGCGCGTTGCGAGGTTAATGAATGGCATGGCTGTGTTCTTTCCGTCGCCACTACGTGGCTAATTCGGGTATGGGCCACCGATCCAGCCAGTGTCCACACGGGCCTGCGGCCAGCGTGGACAGGCGGGACGCCTATCCTACTTCATGTGGGCCGTTGGCCCATGTGGACAGGCGGGACGCCTATCCTACTTCATGTGGGCCGTTGGCCCATGTGGACAGGCGGGACGCCTATCCTACATTCTATTGACAGCTGCCAACCGTCAACCGTCAACCGTCAACCGCCAACCGCCAACCGCCAACCGCCAACCGCCAACCGCCAACCGCCAACCGCCAACCGCCAACCGCCAACCGCCAACCGCCAACCGTCAACCGTCAACCGCCAACCGCCAACCGCCAACCGCCAACCGCCAACCGCCAACCGTCAACCGTCAACCGTCAACCGCCAACCGCCAACCGCCAACCGCCAACCGCCAACTGTCAACTGTCAACTGTCAACTGTCAACTCAACTTCCAGTCGCCCCGATATTCGTAGTGGAGCAGGTCGTTGGCTTCCTTGCTGTTGGTGATCTGTTCCTTTTCCGCGTCCCACTCCAGCCGGATGCCGGTGGCGAGCGAGATGTTTGCGAGGAGGCTGAAGGTGGTCGAGCGGTGGCCGATTTCGACGTCGGCGTTGGGCAGTTCGCGGGAGCGGACGCAATCGAGGAAGTTCCGGGCGTGGTGCGCGGTCAACTGGGCGTTGCTGCCCGCGTCGGAATCTTCCATCTTCTCCATGCGCCAGTCGCGATCGTGGAACTGTCCGCCGCGCTCGGGGAAGATCTCGTACTTGTTGCCGCTGACGTAGACCGTGCCCTGGGTGCCGCGCAACTCCACCTCGCCCGCGCGCAGGGCGGGGTTGCCGCTGGCCTCGTACTGGCCGAAGATGAACAGGCGCCCGGAGGGCAGTTGGAACACCGCCTCCATGGTGTCCGGTATGGTGCGGTCGTCGTCGATGACGAAGCGCCCGCCCATGGCGCAGATGGAGGAAGGCGCGAGGTCCCCGGTCATCCAGCGGCTGGCGTCGAGATAGTGCACGCCCCAGTTCCCCATCTGCGAGGAATAGAGATGCCACCAGCGGAACTTGTAGGGCGCGATGTTGTCCTGGTAGGGGCGCGCGGGCCGGGGGCCGAGCCACAGGTCCCAGTCGAGGTCCTTCGGGGGATCGGACATCGGCAGCTTCCCGATGCCATTGGGGTACATGTTGCTCAGGCGGTAGGAACGGCCGACGGAGACGTGGCCCACCGTCCCGGAGGACACGACCTCGTGCAGGCGGTGGTACAGCGGCGAGGAGCGGCGGTGCGTGCCGACCTGCACGATGCGGTTGTTGCGGCGGGCGGCCTCCACCATCTTGCGGCCCTCGTGGATGGTGATGGAGAGGGGCTTCTCGACGTAGACATCCTTGCCGGCGTTGCACGCGTCGATGGTCTGGATGGCGTGCCAGTGGTCGGGCGTGGCGATGACGACGGCGTCGATGCCGGGGTGGTCGATGATCTTGCGGAAATCCTTGTGCGTCTCCACGTTCCCGCCGATGCGCTCCTTCTGCTGGGCGAGGTACGGCTCGTAGACATCGCAGATCGCGACGATCTCCATGTCGTCGTGTTCCAGGAAGGCGTCGATGAGCTGGCCGCCGCGGTTGCCGACGCCGATGAAGCCGAGCCGGATCTTTTCGCTGGGGCTCGGCGTGCTCTGCGCGCGCGCGGCGCCGGCCAGGCCGGTTGCGGCGGCGGCGAAGGACGCTTTGGTAAAGGATCGGCGTGAGATGGGGTCTTGCATGGGGTGGTTGCCTCCCGTTCGTGGTCGGAGCTTCGGCTTGCCTGCCAGGCGCCGCGCGGCGGCGGTTTGTTGCGGCGCGCGGCGCTTCGGATATGCTACCCTCTCGAACCGGGCGAGGTCCAACCCGGGCCACAGCCCGGACCATGCAATGGAGGCGCATGACCGACATTTACAGGAAGAACGTGCTGATTACCGGCGCGGCGGGCGGCGTTGGGCGGCTGCTGGCCGAGCGCTGCGTGCGGCGCGGGGCCGCGCGGGTAATCCTTTGGGATATTAACGAGAACGCGCTGCGCGAAGTCGCGGAAGCGCTTGCGACGGACGGCGTGGCGGTGGAATGGCGGTCGGTTGACCTGGGCGATCCGGCCCAGATCGCGGAATCGGCGGCGGCGGGGCTGGCCGGGGGGCCGGTGGACATCCTGGTGAACAATGCCGGGGTGGTCACCGGGAAACCGCTCGCCGAGCAGGACACGACCGAGATCGAGACCACGGTGCGCGTGAATGTGCTGGGCGTGATTCACACGACGCGGGCCTTGCTGCCGGCGATGCTGGATCGCGGCGCCGGGCATATCGTGAACATCGCGTCGGCGTCGGGCCTGATTCCCGTGCCGCGCCTCACGACCTACGGTGCGAGCAAGTGGGCCTGCCTGGGGTTTTCGGAGTCGCTCCGGGTGGAGTTGCGGAGGCAAGCCGGAATGCGGGTGAGCACGATCTGTCCGAGCTATATCAACACGGGCATGTTTGCCGGGGTGCGCGCGCCGATCACGGCGCCAATCCTCGAACCGGCGTACGTGGCCGACCGCATCGTGCGCGCGATCGAGCGGAACCAGCGCATCACGCGCATGCCGTGGATCGTCAACCTCGTGCCGGTGCTTTACCACGCGCTCCCGGCGCCGGTGTTCGACGCGATCTGCGGGCGGCTGCTGGGGATCTACGGATCGATGGATGCGTTCCGGGGGCATGGGGAACCGGGCGGGCCGACGGACTAGCAGTGCCGCGATGGGGAGGCCCGAATCGAAATTCCGTGGCAACGTCGGCGGAGCGGAATCTTCATACGACATGAGCAAACCCCTCTGATGCGAAAGGGCCCCTGCGGGCGGTTCCGTGTCTGTAAGTGTGCCATAATTATCCGGAAAAATTCGCCGGCTCGCGGACTGGCGCCGCTGGATGCGCTGGATCGCCGTTGGCGCGGGCATTGGTCGTGTGTGATTATGGCTGGACTGGGTGAATTACAGGCTATGACTGTAGATACTACCAACAATTTATCGGAAGAATTCGCTGTAAATGGGTTCGTGCGGGTGCCGGGCGTCGTGGAGGCTGGATTGCTCAACGCAATTTCGTTAGAACTGGAACGGGTGGCCGACCACGACAAATTGCACGCTCGCGGAGGGTCGATTTACGCCGCGCGAGATGTCTTTGCGGTTAATTCACGATTGCTCGCCATGGCATCCGAAGGACCGCTCTTGCAACTTGCTCGGGAACTTGCCGGGCCGGAAGCGCGCGCCACGAAGGCAACGT
Protein-coding sequences here:
- a CDS encoding isochorismatase family protein — translated: MPFINLATRAMALAALAMLLAPLASAEPLALHTRGLVKTSEWVPPPKGHTKLDPPVSQRPYTFVYKTAEWDPAKTAIIVCDMWDTLKNQIPADRVAELAPRMNGVLQAARARGVLIIHAPSGTTDFYAGTPQRARCLNAAPVETDPPLQWNHLNPDREAPLPIDDSDNGWEGPLIEEQKQTRQHPAIEIGEEDAIGEGKEVYYLLKERGIENVILMGVHTNMCILGRPFGIRQLSYLGMNVLLMRDMTDSLYNPEMAPKVSHYRGTELVIEHIEKYWCPTVLSTDFTGEPAFRFKGDPRPHVVFVVSDDHYHADKTLPEFAQILREEHGIHATVLHGEGGHNIPGTENLQTADAAVVYVRRLGPPPAQIQALKDYVASGKPLVALRTASHAFKLKNAPDGSYEVPEGQAEWPDFDPAILGGSYRGHEANDLESDIRNINNDHPIMEGVEPAEWHSKGSLYNAAPIADDAILLQEGTVPGVVEPVTWIREATDGRGKVFYTSLGYPDDFQEPAFRRLLVNAIDWALGRR
- a CDS encoding AAA family ATPase, with protein sequence MRNRLRRVRIRGLRTIFDSDNVSLGDITVLIGANGAGKSNFVSFFRLVSWMVGSGKLAEYVQLYGPASNLLSDGQDVTRDLSGEIEVETDAGVYEYAFRLTYAAGDRFVYTEERWRFTRSGNAAPEWQERGVGHTESQLLAAAENGDETARVIRNLLQRNIVYQFHNTSDTARIRGKWATNDNRHLKEDAANLATVLLRLREERSEYYHRIVVTIRRILPFFADFEFDPHSRQQILRWSEHFTDRIFDASQAADGMLRVMALCTLLLLPEDELPNTIILDEPELGLHPSAIAILGGLVRSVANDTQVVLATQSPALVDCFEPGDVLIVDRSPAPGDNGRQGRKSSFRRLPLDELDEWLEEYTVSELWGKNVFGGRP
- a CDS encoding DUF4276 family protein — translated: MKWARLNVVVEGQTEETFVTEVLGRHLSGFSIAVSVRMVGHRGRQSRKYKGGLRHIAPLIEDLRRWMREDKASDACFSTMVDLYAYPSDAPGLKEACGLPPGDKVIALETALAATVGDRRFIPYIQLHEFETLLYSDLGKWAVQFPGRDDAIQRLKEDVAQFSDVELINDGLLTAPSKRILKFLPEYQKVVSGSVLAIEIGITRIRNACPHFHDWVCKLEELSQVVGVESEG
- a CDS encoding Gfo/Idh/MocA family oxidoreductase; the protein is MQDPISRRSFTKASFAAAATGLAGAARAQSTPSPSEKIRLGFIGVGNRGGQLIDAFLEHDDMEIVAICDVYEPYLAQQKERIGGNVETHKDFRKIIDHPGIDAVVIATPDHWHAIQTIDACNAGKDVYVEKPLSITIHEGRKMVEAARRNNRIVQVGTHRRSSPLYHRLHEVVSSGTVGHVSVGRSYRLSNMYPNGIGKLPMSDPPKDLDWDLWLGPRPARPYQDNIAPYKFRWWHLYSSQMGNWGVHYLDASRWMTGDLAPSSICAMGGRFVIDDDRTIPDTMEAVFQLPSGRLFIFGQYEASGNPALRAGEVELRGTQGTVYVSGNKYEIFPERGGQFHDRDWRMEKMEDSDAGSNAQLTAHHARNFLDCVRSRELPNADVEIGHRSTTFSLLANISLATGIRLEWDAEKEQITNSKEANDLLHYEYRGDWKLS
- a CDS encoding SDR family oxidoreductase, with translation MTDIYRKNVLITGAAGGVGRLLAERCVRRGAARVILWDINENALREVAEALATDGVAVEWRSVDLGDPAQIAESAAAGLAGGPVDILVNNAGVVTGKPLAEQDTTEIETTVRVNVLGVIHTTRALLPAMLDRGAGHIVNIASASGLIPVPRLTTYGASKWACLGFSESLRVELRRQAGMRVSTICPSYINTGMFAGVRAPITAPILEPAYVADRIVRAIERNQRITRMPWIVNLVPVLYHALPAPVFDAICGRLLGIYGSMDAFRGHGEPGGPTD